The Helianthus annuus cultivar XRQ/B chromosome 15, HanXRQr2.0-SUNRISE, whole genome shotgun sequence genomic sequence AGAGGTTTTATTGGCTACCAACTCCCATTCCAGAAATGGCTGCAACTGAAGCTAACACTATCCCCCAGGCCAACACAAAATCCACCATACAGTCGGCACGTCCTTTGGCCAACTTTCCTCCTTCGATATGGGGTGATCGCTTCCTATCATTCTGTCTTGACAATTCGGTAAGTGCTCAATCGATTACTCGCACAAACTTGTGGCACACACAGACACTTGCAAAACATTGTTGTGTTGGTATGTACGTGTATCTTAAATTAAAAATCCGTTGTTTCTTAACTGTATGTGGATTATACTTTAGTACATTCACCTCTCATCAATTCCTATCATAGTCACACAAACTTGTGGCGCATACGCACAGTTGCAAAACATTCTTCTGTTTCTTAATATTAAGAATACGTTGTTTCATTTTCTAGCAATTGGAAGCATATGGTAAAGCTATGGAGCAGCCGAAAGAACAGCTGAGAAGATTGATAGTAAACCCTGCTATTGATTCAAACGAAAAACTGAGCTTGATTTATTCAGTGTATCGTCTTGGTTTGGCATATCTTTTCTCGGAAGATATTGATGGCCAACTTGATAAACTTTTCAACCAGCTTAACATGCAAAGTTACCATGACGCAGATCTCTATACAATATCTATTCACTTTCAAGTCTTTAGAATCTTTGGTTACAAAttttcttgtggtaagtcagtcATAAAAATTGCTTAAGCAAATTTTTACTtgtacgtttttttttttaaattattctATGTTAACATGAACTAACTATCACACGATACCCGGGTTTATGCAGACGTGTTCAACAAATTCAAGGATTTTAGTATGGGTGAATTCACGGAAGACATTACTACAGATGCGAGGGGCATGATGAGTTTCTATGAGAGTGCTCAGTTAAGAATAAGTGGAGAATCTATTTTAGATGAAGTCGTTTCATTCCTAGAAACTAAACTAAAAACCGTAGAGAAAACACTCCAAGGTGCTCTTGCACGGCAAGTGAAACGTGTGTTGGAGAGACCTTTTCATCGAGGGCATCCAATCTTTGAAGCAAGGCAGTATTTGTTGCATTTTGAAGAAGAAATTTCTGGATATGACTCGCTACTAACTCTTGCAAAAGTGCATTTCAACTACTTGCAACTCCTACAGAAGGAAGAACTTCGAATTGTATCAAAGTAAGTTATCGCTGAAGAAAAATTTATGATTTATCATCAATCCATTTCAAATCTGATAAAAAGTAtaaactatttatacttgtgatATAGGTGGTGGAAGGAGCTGGAATTACAAGTGAAAACATCTTATGTAAGAGATAGAGTGCCTGAGTGCTATGTATGGATATTATCACTATTCTCGGAGCCTTATTACTCTCAAGCCCGAATCATAACAAccaaagttatactacttgtgttGGTGTTAGATGACACATATGATGCATATGCTACAATTGAAGAGATCCGGCTTCTAACAGATGCAATAAACAGGTATTCGTTATAATGTTCGTATATTAAGTAGAGGTCTTTGTGTACATATATGGTGGTCTATCCTTTCACTTCAACATGTTAAGTGCTGATCAAATATTTGGTTAGTATGATATTAATTGTTGTTTCGATCTTTTTAGGTGGGACATTAGTGCGATGCCGCAACTACCAGAATATATAAAACCATTCTACGAAATTATATTGAATGAGTATGCTGAATTCAAGAAACAAGGATTAACTGATCTTACCGAGGCTTCAAGAAAAGCTGTATGGTTTCCTCGTACATTATACTTCGATATATATAGTTTCTTATTTAGGAACAAAGTAAAGAAATTATACTATTATTGCTATGATTTTTCCCTCATTTATGTTGTTATGAACCTAGTTTCAAGAACAAGCAAGAGGCTACCATCAAGAAGCTGAATGGAGGCATAGTGGAGAGGTGCCGTCATTTGAGGAATATATGAGGATTGGGTTACCAACATCAACACATGACCTTCTATGTAAGTCTGCCTTGATTGGTATGGGCAAGATTGTCACCCAAGAGGCTTATGCTTGGTACCAAAGTCATCCGAAGATCATGATAGCTTCACAGACGATTTCAAGACTCCAAGATGACGTGATGACTGTTGAGGTATAATTTAAATTCACACTAATTATATTGTAACTTAATTATGAAAATGATTTTGTTACATTCCAGAAAATTAGACCCCAAGAAGCTTATCCTATAAAACATTTACCACAGTGACTCTTTTGGAGCTTCTTTTAAAATCCATAAGTTAGTTTACATGATTTTTTGGAAAGATTTTGTAGTATATAACATGCATATAGATCTcataacatttttttatataGTTGATATAGGCTGAACCGCATTATGTTTTTTTGTCATGGCTAAAATAATATCTTACAACGTTTGATATTCATATGAAGTTTGAGCGTGAAAGAGCTCCATCGGCCACGGGTATAGATGCATATATGAAGACTTTTGGGGTGTCAGAAAATGTTGCTGTGGAGGCAATCAAAAAAATGGTTGAAAATGCTTGGAAAGATATAAACGAGGGATGTCTAAAGCCAAGGGAGGTCCCAATGGATCTACTCGCTCCAATTGTTAACCTTGCACGAATGATAGACGTGGCGTACAAACATAATGATGGGTTCACTTTTCCAGAAAAGACACTTAAGGAAATTATTACACTCTTGCTCTGTGTTTCAGTCCCCATGTAACAACCAGTGTGTTCATTGTTACTGTTTTATATCTTCCTTTGTGTATTGATGACTAAGAATATCCTGTATGGCTATGTGTACGGTGTGTTTTATGCCTTCCTTTCCTTTATGCAACGATGAATAATGTTGATATCCATTATGGATACAAgatattatatgaaataaatttatATGAAGTTAAAATGTTCAAATTTAATAAAAATGGGATTTTCAAAGAACATTTTCGACTTTCTTACCCAATTCAAAACAAAAAACAGGACTCCGTTAAGGGCCCTCTTGGATACAAGAAATGAGTAATATTCCTGAAACAAAAACTGAACCTGAGCCTGAACTGTAGCCCAATGTAGAGCACCGCTTCCTGGTGAAGGCGAAGGACCAAGAGGTACATAATTCAAGTACTGATTGGATTGATTTTGCCATGATAACGGAACCAACTCCTGACAAAAATATAATTGATATTACGACTTATACTGGATGTTAAACCGACAGAGGATATAAGATGATACATCATAAACCCGCTGTTGAGAACGCCTACGTTACCTTTTGTATACAGGCTGGTATTAAAATAGGCGGGCCCAACCCTTTCTTTGCGCTTCCTTCTTACCAAAGTTGAGGAGCAAGTTCACACTATATCATTTGTACGGCCAGTATACAACAAAATATGTTGGTTCAGGCCTAGTTACACACTAAAAGAACACCACAACTCACGAACCAAAGAATTGATTTTCTGCTTAAAACTTTCTAACTTTCTGCCCTTTCATTCATTCTCAAAGACTAAGAAAAGGAAAACCTACCCACTACCTATAACTTTGACTAAAACAAACTACCAATTACTTAATAAAACCACTAAAAACATGCGATTAAAATAAACTTCTAGAAACGTTCTGGATAACTGGTACCCGTTCGTTGTTGTTCGGTGACCCGACTTAACCCGTACTCGACCCGAACCATCAAGATTAACCCAACAAAATATACATTAGTAATGCTCAAACGAAAAATCTGATTAGACTAATAAACCTTTTCGGTTGTAGCCAGTTCAATAAATGCATAAGCCAAGTCGAGATTGTCATTTGTAGCAAGTTAAACTGCATATTCAAGCAGTTCACTTGCAATATTCCCACTAAGTTCCTGAAGATTGTTTCTTAGCTGACTTGATATTGAACCACAAAGAGGTTCTtaataacatatcaaaatcaGTGTTAATTATAGAATAAGACAGGTAAATTCGTAATTTAAAGATATAAATAAGCAATTCAATAAGAAACCTTGAGCAGATGGAAGCTTATCAAACAAGCCGAAAGCTGAAAAGTCAACTAATATCACCTTGACCAACTAAAGATGGCAATTGTGCTTGTAGAAGCCTTGGAACTGTCGTTCATGAAGAAACAAAGTATGTTCAAGTCCTAAAGTTTGTTGAAGCAAAGGTCTGATAAAGAAGACCAAACATCTGTCCAgccaaacagatgtttggaaCAATGCAACAGATGATAGCTTAGAAGATGTTTCCTAATGTAACAGTACTTGCTTTTTAAGAGTGTTTAGCATACTTAGAACAGTTGTTTGATTTGTATAGATGTTTGCAGTATCTGTGGAATCTTTTATGTTATGAATGCTAGATGTCACTATTAGGGTGATGTCACCCAAATCACAAACAGAGCATATGTCACACCCTACAAAATCAGAGTTGGTGTGATctgactggtatcttcattgcacagtggAAGTATAAaatgctaagacttctagaaagttgaacgcccactaagtactcgaatcacaatgggttctcctattccaaacGTGCCATAGTTTGAACgtgtaacctgagaaagaacatgcaaaaaatcaacataaagttggcgagttcatattttttttttgaaaaagattcaaaacaaatctttttgataaTCGGTTTCAATAGTGTTGAGAAAACGTAATAAAACCATTTTTCTCGGCATGTCATTTGAATAAAAACTTTGtacttgtaaaacttgtttaacAGTCAATGTCCACGTACGACAAAGACAACATGCCCGCATGAGCCTATAACCAACCTCGAGCTAGAGAGTGCCTCGCCAAACTGTTTACTCAAGACTGTAGACTAGCAGGCGGTTATAGTTCCGATATGTAGCGAGTACTTCACTGTACAGTTTTAAGGGCCCTACGACCCTTATAGTTGAGTAAAGGACAACCCAGTCCTTGTGTTTGTATGTAGAACAACCCAGCCTGTTAGTTGTATGTAGGACAATCTAAGTTTATGTTTGTATATAGGACAATCCAGTCCTATGTTTAGATGTTGGGCAACCCAATCCCTATGTTTAGATGTAAGGCAATCCAATCCCTATGTTAAGATGTAGTACAATCCAGTCCCTAATTGTAACTAGGACAATCCCGTTTGTGAGTACATACGTCTATCGCTTCCGTCAATCACGTATCGTAGCTGAGAAATGATCAAGACAAGGTTTAGATATGTTAAATATAGGAGAAAAGTCCATTCGGACGGATGGGAGCTCATTCGGACGAACGGGGAATCTTTTGTACTAAAGGAGTTCATCCTTAGGTAGAATCCTATAAATAGGAGTCGTCTTGTTTCATTTTAGAACTTTTGGAGAGTTTGAGAGAGAAACTCTTGCAAATTGCTTTCGTGGGTGTAAACTGTCAAGATTATCAATAGAAAGCATACTATAATTACGTTCTTGTGTCTGATCCACTCACGTACACGGACTTCGCACGTGATACGGGATATTCGCATTCAGCGGGATTACAAAATCGATCCGGAAACACACTTACAAGTGGTGTTAAAGCGGGAGATCGATTGCACGGATTCAAGATACAAGGATCCAAGAGATTTCATCAAATTGGAGCTGAATTGCATCAAATTCGTCACATTTTCTCTTCTACTCAATTTTTTTCACTTTTTGGACTGAAAATCTCAGATTTACGAAGATTTAACGGACGAAAATGGCTGAATTTCGGATATGTTATGAAGGTCAACGGTCACCTCCACCTCCGCCTCCACAAAAACCTACACCTCTCTTGACGGTGGCGCTGGTGGTGGTTAACGATGACGGTGGTGCTGATGGTGGTTGACGATGACGGTAGCACTGATAGTTGGGGTGGTTGTTGAAACAAGTTGTGGTAGCGCAGATGGTGGTTGGTTGTCGGGGTTGTGCGGTGCCGGAGTGGTGGTGGAGAGGGAAATGGATTAGGCCATGGACTAGGTTGCCGATGGGGTTGAAGCCACCCACCACTAGGCTGCCGGACACCATCACCCACCTCTACCACCGGTCACCACCTAAGGTTCGATGATTGAGTAAGAGAGAAAGAGATCAGAATCTTGTAAATatgggagagagagagaaacagatATCTTAAAGGTAGTCTAATTTTTCTATGAGAGAGAAAAAGGGATCTGTCACTGTGAGTAAATTACAAATATACCCTTAAAATAAGACATGTGTATATATGAATTGGCATCTTCTTATTGGTCCATAacagttctcacggttctcacaactgGGATGATTTTCATTTAAACtgatccctatatatatacatatagattAAAGATCTTGTACATTaattcaaaagtgtgagaagtgcgaaaaatattgtggagatgacatgtgtcctcgatctaaattaattcaaaagggtaaacaagtaattttctcATTGATTAAATTAATTGATAACCTTCCATAATCGCCACCCTTTATTTTAGAATATgaattaatctacgaatttgtATTTCTTTATCGTTCATCAATTATAAATTTCTGAAGATCGCATAATGAAGGTTTTATAGAGTGTTATATAGTGATGGATGTAGAATGAAGGGTTTATACAgtgttatagtgttatatagtgttatattttctggTAGCAGAATGAAggttttatatagtgttatagtgttatattttctggTAGCAGTCTATGatgatgtatagtgttatatattgttatagtgttatattttctggtagcagatctatgatggatgtatagtgttatatagtgttacatagcgttatatggtgttatatggtgcttatatggtgttatatagtgttatatagtgttatatatttccTGCTAGTAGTTACATGTTTATGAATTCTTAGTGTTAGTTTAAAAATGGATCGCTGGAATTTAGGAGATGTTTCCTTATTTGAAACATATAAAAAGACACTATTACTCAtacaattttcaaatcagtccaaatattaaaacacaatttacaattTGGTCTCTATTGATCgtaaccattagatcaaagatctaatggtttaaaacacttcttataCTTATCACACTTTagtccctttttacactatcattaccctatatatatagtaggagttgggtagaaagccttattttcctagaaagtctaggaagcaatcagaACGTGACATGTGGCATAgaaggattttaactaaaagggaaattgtgtaatttgacattttattttaattttggaATTTATATCTTATTAACTAACTATGCACGATTTTATGGTAACTGATTCTCCATGATTTGCGAATTACTACCACATGTAAATATCAATCAAATTCTCATTCGTTCCTTTCACAGTCTTGATCAACTTTATTCGTAAATCATTTTTTACGTGAGAGATAGTTATGGCTTCAAACACAATTCTTGATTGCGGATATGGCAAATACACTTCTTTTTATGTTTACTATTATCTGGTCTGTATCGATTTTTAATTATGTCTAGAAACCACCAGAAtgttcttgacgttgtgttttaacagcaagcagcttcatacagttgtgttttagcattcagattcatacagttgtgttttaacaagaAGCAGATTcgtacagttgtgttttagcattcagattcatacagttgtgttttaacagcaagcagattcatacagttgtgttttagcattcagattcatacagttgtgttttaacagcaaacagattcatacagttgtgttttagcattcagattcatacagttgtgttttaacaacaagcagattcatacagttgtgttttagcattcagattcttacagttgtgttttaacagcaagcaaattcatacagttgtgttttagcattcagattcatacagttgtgttttaacagcaagcagattcatacgctgtgttttaccattgATGTGCACataatgcaacatataaattacatcaattgtggcataaaactaacccttttttagtactaatgttggaaaaagtgtgtttttgtcttccttttgtattttcaggattaaatgagctcaaatgaacaaaagaagcaaaaggcagctaaatctaacataaatacaagaaaaggaacaaacgtggcatgcccgaccccccgacagcatcctcccaagcaaaacaaaagaacagaaagctgaacacgccccgtgctcagtgagcacgggggcgtgcccaagtgtcagcagaaaagacaaagttgtagaagcttctatcgcccaccacggggtcgtgctcagctgACACgtggccgtggtcaactataagattcgcagaatccaggcaaatcttgatagtacagatacgcttctgcacacggggtcgtgctcagcggacacgggggcgtggtcaactaatgcagacaaactgcaattaatgaagaaagagagaaggatggacacggggtcgtgcccaccggacacggggccgtgcccgagcttctgttcagcctataaataggagtgcttggatcacttgcaactcatcccttggcacaccacctctctcacacttcacccaccacccactaccatcacaacaccatcatccattgtccaccatagagtgtgtgagtcgtctcgggatccaagattgatcgtaagagttcttgacaatcaaaggccatgtttgcctaagtctcttacatcacttggtgaagacaaatgttttttatttttaatcttttcgtactttttatttggttacgtatcaatgactttaataactagtttcttatgttgaaggtgattcttccttatcgtttgtccgtggtgtcttggcattattttactttctatataaaataaaagttttTCACCAATCATATCTCCACGgcctatatggagatatgttggctatctggtcgggggttaagggaacggtttggtaagagtctggccattgttcagtgtatagatcctgcaaaggacctgggtcaaatttagtaggacctcattgaatacccaccggtattggatggcgggggtccaaactctttgatcccctcataagttaaactactattaaaactttaactcggctacttaggactgtatccctgctgactcagactacttagccgagggtaacgtcaccttcaaaagaggggcataccacattatgcattaataacttaattaattatctttcaataatctgaccctttaggattgtatccttgctgactcaaactactgggttgagggtaacgtcaccttcaaaagaggggcctactacaataagtaagataatctcttaaaatgtgcaaaagtgcggaaataatcaaaggttacactacacacgagtcggatccaagcgatacgtcttgtctatctgtttttacttttattttaattttcaagattttagttagttttatttttctagtttaaaaccttttctaactttttgatttaattagacgttgaggataaaccggtattaaaagctcctgtgtccttggacgacctcggtatcttaccaacactatactacgtccatgatcggtgcacttgcccatatgtgtgtttagtgttagtaaatatcgtgttttataaatttaaaacttggctaaaaagtgtaaaaaagggcttaaatatacacctaaaatatattacactacacacgcatcaaccatccatgctggtaatgctgcaggatttcttgacgctgtgttttaacagcaagcagattagcaagcagattaatacaaTTTGTTTTCTTGATGTGTTTCTTCATGTGTTGGTCCCTGGTTGATCGGGATCTTCCTGTTAATGAATGTCACACTATGATTGCTGTGCGGAATCCAGCAAATCATACATAGATACAGAAAGACATATGATTTCCATGTTCAACAATCTGCAATTCAATTGAAATATATGACAAGATACAAGTTCCAGTTGATCACAGACTTCAGCTCTCTAGGTTACAGGCAGATTCAAAAGTCCTAAATGAGCTGACagaacttctatttataggcaagtcagaataagctaagtgctgtccgatcggttaggctaaccgatcggttgggccacccgatcgaacagctgttcgatcggttaggctgttcgatcggctaggccagccgatcggcttacaaagcagcacttttacaaaacaaaccctgtattctgacgccttatacattaaactatacaactttaacaaaataaagactttaagctgacggaagctacagacgtttatgtactaacagactccccctcggatgaaGCTGTAGTCCCTTCCAGCAAAGTCTTGATTACTTCCTGTTGCGTCTTCTATCTCGTGCCTTTtgttttctcttctcttctcGTTCAGCTAACATTTGTCTTCTCTTATGTCTTCCCTCTGTTATCCACCAATTTCTGTACACTGGATCTCCATCTCTTTTTCtgtcccacttagggatcttgTTCTCTTCAGACTCTATGGGTGTCTGATCAGTAGGAGGTACAAATCCAAGATTTCGTCTTCCTCTTTCAACAGCTTTTCTCTGAATTTCCTTGGATCTTAAACTTCTCTTGTACACCTTTAGAAACTCATCAACCTCTAGTTCTCTCCATGAGGTTTTCCAGTTCTTACCAGAGTTGATTTCTTTAGCAAAACAGACATCAACTACACTCTGGTACTGCTGAGCAATGGCTTTGTCTTTCTTGTCATAGATTATCTTGTTGACAAACAAGCAATCTATGTCTTTCTTTGAGCAATTTACCAGCCACATCGGGTCTAGAATACAAATTTTCCTAGCTTCACCAGTGTCTTTATCGTACAAAGAGATCACAGCTTCAGCAGTAGAAGGATTATAGAGCCATGCTTGAAATAAATCATAGAAATCCTGCTCAATAGCCCTTAAAGGCATGCTCTTCAAACACTTTGGCGGTTTGACATCAAGAGTAACGTCCTTCTCACCTTTAGCTGTATACTTCACAATTCTTTTAGGAAACTGTGGTTTCCAATCTGGATAATTGATAGTTGCTTGATAC encodes the following:
- the LOC110912253 gene encoding alpha-copaene synthase-like encodes the protein MAATEANTIPQANTKSTIQSARPLANFPPSIWGDRFLSFCLDNSQLEAYGKAMEQPKEQLRRLIVNPAIDSNEKLSLIYSVYRLGLAYLFSEDIDGQLDKLFNQLNMQSYHDADLYTISIHFQVFRIFGYKFSCDVFNKFKDFSMGEFTEDITTDARGMMSFYESAQLRISGESILDEVVSFLETKLKTVEKTLQGALARQVKRVLERPFHRGHPIFEARQYLLHFEEEISGYDSLLTLAKVHFNYLQLLQKEELRIVSKWWKELELQVKTSYVRDRVPECYVWILSLFSEPYYSQARIITTKVILLVLVLDDTYDAYATIEEIRLLTDAINRWDISAMPQLPEYIKPFYEIILNEYAEFKKQGLTDLTEASRKAFQEQARGYHQEAEWRHSGEVPSFEEYMRIGLPTSTHDLLCKSALIGMGKIVTQEAYAWYQSHPKIMIASQTISRLQDDVMTVEFERERAPSATGIDAYMKTFGVSENVAVEAIKKMVENAWKDINEGCLKPREVPMDLLAPIVNLARMIDVAYKHNDGFTFPEKTLKEIITLLLCVSVPM